AAGTACCCAGCGGGGCTGAAACGGGAATCAAAGTATTTATCAGACCGGGCCTGGTGGTAACCGGCGGGCTGTCGTCCGACCTGTTGCTGGATTTTGACGTCAGCCGTTCTTTTATTGCCAAAGGAAATCCGGAAACACCAGCTGGGATCAATGGCTTTAATTTCAAGCCGGTTGTCAAAGCGAGCAATATGTCCGTTGCGGGGACCCTTACCGGGAAAGTCGGCACCCTGGAGGATGACGTTGTTGTGGGGTTGGAAGGGGCTCAATTGTCAATTTTTGCGGCGGATACGCTGAACACCACCGCTTTTTCCGACCCCGATGGACACTATGCGGTCATGGGCCTGGAAGCGGGTACCTATTCCGTGGTGGCCGAACTGGGGGGATATCTCGCCAGCGATACCGTGGAAGTACAAATAGACGCCGCAAATGTTAGCCGTCAGGATTTTGTGCTGGAACCTGAGACCGCCGAAGAGGAGACCACTACGGACGGGGGGAGTTGACTCCGCCGGCCACTCGAACTAAATTAAGGGGGCAGCGCACTGTTTTTATACCCGGACCGTAGGCGCCTTAACGCGCATGATGTTCCTGGTGAGAATGCCCGGCAGTGATTATTTGGCAGGGGTAGACGGCGTCGAAATCCGAGCTCCATCCACCCATTCCCCGTAAGTGACAGGCCTCAGGTATTCGATCAGCGCGACGATCATCTGATCTTCCCCGATATTTTGCAGGTCGTTGACCATTGCGGCACTCTCAATGGACCGGGTTACGGTTTCTCCCCGTTCAAAAATCAACAGGTCGATAGCCCCTTTGCAGGATCGCGTAATTGCCGTACCTCCTGTAAGGCAAACCAGCGTGAATTTATGCTGCAATACGCGGAAGGGGATCCGTTCATAGGGCTCCATGCCAAAGACCTTCAATCGCATGTGCGAGTCCTCGTGAAGGATGCAATCCTGACCTTCCGCAAGTTGATTCAGCGAGTGGAGTTCATTCAGGTGGTCCGGGTTCCATCGGTCATAATATCCCTCCCGGTTTAATTCAATGCGCTTCATAAAAGTATTCTCAGTTTATTGTTAAGGTTCGGGGGAACATGATCAACTATTTGTTTTTATATCGTTTGCTTTGGTCAATGGGGACCCGAGGATAAATCCTGCAGGATTTCTCTGATCCGCTCCACGGTGATCGGTTTTTGGATAAAACCCGCGCAATTCTTGGGGACATGATGACCCATCCGGTCGGAATACATGGCGTGGGTCAAATAGGCTCTCTTTTTTTTATACAGCCCGCCTTTCAGACCATAGAGGGAGTTCAGGAATTCCGGTCCGCTCATTTGCGGCATGTTGATTTCCACCAATATCAGGTCCGGAACAAACCGGTATTCCGGGGAATCCGGTAGCACCTGTGTTTTTAAAAATTCGAAGGCCTTTTCCGTATCGAGGAATGTAAGGATCTCCGCCTGCCGGAACTCGCTATCCAGATTCCGCTGGGCGATATACAGGTCGATTTCGTTGTGGTCTACCAACAGGATTTGCATGGGGTCATCTTTCATTTGTACGGGATTTTTGGCTTGCGGCGGCTACCAGCGAATCGCAGAATCGTTTGGCGTCCGGCATGTTTGTACAGATGGCCGAGGGTGTTTTCCGGTGGATAAGACGCACGTATGACTGAACGAGCAGGCGGATGGACAGGGATTGCACCACATAGGCTTCCCCAAGTATCAGCGGAATGCGCTGGCACCTTGCAGAGAGTATCTTAGCCGTATCTGCCGACAACGTCCCCCGGGCTTGCCTGAGGTCAACGACTAACGGCATGGGTACCCCCCGGCATAGATCGTGGATGACCCGCAGGAATTGCTGATAGTTGCGGGCGGTGCATTGTGCGATCTTGCTAATGTCGTCAAACCGACAGTAAAGTACGCCTTCATGCGCCCAGAAAGATACCTGGTTTGCGATATTGGTTTTTTCCATTTAAAAGCTGCTGGCCCGGATTCGGGTTGCCGGCAATTGTTTGGGGGAAGCAGAATGCCGGTCCGTGCTGCCAAAGTCAGGACCAAGGAGTGTGCCAAAAAGAATTTGGAAACGTATAGTAGGCTTATAGACAAGAATTTAGACCCTGGATAAAAACGGAAGGATCCGATAGGGAAGTGACGGTATTCCGTTACCGTAGGGCCGTAAACAAGGAAAACCACGGCATACCGCGAAACTACCCGGGTCTTTCTATACCCAGTTTTTGCATTCGGTCCCGCAGCGTACTCGGTCTCATGTCCAGGAGCTCTGCCGCCCCTCCCTGGCCGGTTATTTTCCAGTCGCACATATCGAGTACGTGCAGGATGTGGTTCCGCTGTACAGTTGTCAGGGACAGGTTATTGTTGCGCAGGGGCATTTTTGATTTCTGGCTTTGCGATTCAAAGCCCGGGATAATCAACGTTTCTCCCCGGGATACAATGGTGGCCCGTTCCAGGAGGTTTTCGAGCTCCCGGATATTTCCCGGCCATTCGTATTGCTTGAGTTGAGACATCGCTTCCTCTGTAACAAAGGAAATATTCTTCCCGTACTTCCGGTTGAATTTATCCATAAAGTGCTCTACGAGTATCGGGATGTCTTCCTTGCGTTCCCGCAAGGGCGGCACCTCGATCGGGAAGACATTGATGCGGAAATACAGGTCCTCCCGGAAATCCCCCTTTTCCACTTCCTCCTTCAGGTACCGGTTGGTCGCAGCGATGATACGGACGTCCAGTTTCCGCACTTCCGTACCCCCGACCACCTCAATCTCTCCTTCCTGCAAAAACCGGAGGAGTTTTGGCTGCATCTCCAGGGGCAATTCACCGATTTCGTCTAAAAACAGGGTGCCTCCGTCGGCCAGCTCAAATTTCCCGACCTTATTGCTGACGGCCCCCGTAAAGGCCCCTTTTTTATGGCCGAATAATTCGCTTTCCAGCAATTCCCCGGGGATGGCTGCACAGTTTACCTTGATCATCGGTTTCCCGCTTCGCGGACTGATATTGTGGATGGCCCTGGCCAGCAATTCCTTGCCGGTGCCCGATTCCCCCTGGAGCAGGACCGTGGCATTTGTGGCGGCCACCTGTTCCACCTCTGTTAGCACCTGGCTGATGGCCTGGCTGCTATATACCATTTCCTGGTAGTTGAATGCCAGGTCCAGTTCATTCCGCAGGTACATATTTTCCTGTTCCAGCCTATTCCTCAGCGTGTCCAGTTCCTTATTGGCTTTGGATAATTCCAGGTTGGCTTGCCTGATTTGTTCCTCGGCCTTTTTCCGTTCATTGCTTTCCACCATCAGCGACACAACATTGGCCATGGAGGAGGCAAATTCCAGATCCTCCGCTGTCCAGCTCCTGATCCCCGGCCCGACGTGCTCAAAACACAGGATGCCATAGGGCTGGTGCGCGCTGTAAACAAAAACGTCCATGAGGGATTTGATCCCGTTGGGCTTCAGGTAGCCCGGCCCGAAATCCGCAGTGGCCGGATCCTCCTGGGCATTGGGTACCAGGACGCTTTTCTGCTGCTCCAGCAGTTTGAAATAGTTCGGGCAATCCGCACGGGTAAGCCGGTCGCCCCGACGGTGTTGGCCCTCATTTTCGATATATAATGCCTCGCAGAGAATCTCGTTTCCGGAATTGGTGAACTTCCAGATACTGACGCGTTCCAGTTCCAGGGTCTGAGCCGCAAGCTTGGTTATCCGCCGGAAGGTTTCCTGCAGGTCATCCTGTGCCATCCCGGCCAATTTCAGGATGGCATCTTTTTTTATTTCCGACCTTCGGGCGCGATCTTCCAGGGCCTGTTCCGCCCGTTTGCGTTCCGTGATATCCCGGATAATGCCAATGAGGAAATGATTGCCGGCCTCATCGGTAAATCGCGATTTCTTGGTCGAGATAATCCGCGTATCCCCACCCCGGACCGTGAGTGTTTCCTCATTTACATTCTCAACCCCGGAATTCAGGACCTCCCTGTCTATTTTCAAAAAACTCTCGCGTTCCTCCGGACTGACGTCTTCGGCCAGTGTTTTTCCTATAATTTCCGATTTCTTGAGCCCGAAAGCTGCACAGAATGCATCATTGACAAGCAAAAGATGGCTTTCCTGGTCCTTC
This genomic window from Robiginitalea biformata HTCC2501 contains:
- a CDS encoding sigma 54-interacting transcriptional regulator; this encodes MEIPEDTLRNELLNLLGFTEAFLESLVDGLIVLDTSGRIVLVNEAFCRITGFEEKELLESGIPYPFWPPEYHEEFGDGLKENLGEDFKGEFATIHTRKDGERFSVAISTSAIRNSGGKVIAHLGLMQDLTLKSAEQPLKDNHFGFFTTLHYRRQYLERILDNIGDPIFMKDQESHLLLVNDAFCAAFGLKKSEIIGKTLAEDVSPEERESFLKIDREVLNSGVENVNEETLTVRGGDTRIISTKKSRFTDEAGNHFLIGIIRDITERKRAEQALEDRARRSEIKKDAILKLAGMAQDDLQETFRRITKLAAQTLELERVSIWKFTNSGNEILCEALYIENEGQHRRGDRLTRADCPNYFKLLEQQKSVLVPNAQEDPATADFGPGYLKPNGIKSLMDVFVYSAHQPYGILCFEHVGPGIRSWTAEDLEFASSMANVVSLMVESNERKKAEEQIRQANLELSKANKELDTLRNRLEQENMYLRNELDLAFNYQEMVYSSQAISQVLTEVEQVAATNATVLLQGESGTGKELLARAIHNISPRSGKPMIKVNCAAIPGELLESELFGHKKGAFTGAVSNKVGKFELADGGTLFLDEIGELPLEMQPKLLRFLQEGEIEVVGGTEVRKLDVRIIAATNRYLKEEVEKGDFREDLYFRINVFPIEVPPLRERKEDIPILVEHFMDKFNRKYGKNISFVTEEAMSQLKQYEWPGNIRELENLLERATIVSRGETLIIPGFESQSQKSKMPLRNNNLSLTTVQRNHILHVLDMCDWKITGQGGAAELLDMRPSTLRDRMQKLGIERPG
- a CDS encoding DUF4382 domain-containing protein, producing the protein MNMRFFTLAAIFLAALTFSFCTDSDDPGLNADSGRLTVRLTDAPFPYELVDEANVTIFKVDARLAETDEPGDSQTGEAGESPAEEMAGPPYITLMEEEVQVNLLTLVNGVTRELAALDVPAGTYDLIRVYVKGVNVVLTDGTQYDLKVPSGAETGIKVFIRPGLVVTGGLSSDLLLDFDVSRSFIAKGNPETPAGINGFNFKPVVKASNMSVAGTLTGKVGTLEDDVVVGLEGAQLSIFAADTLNTTAFSDPDGHYAVMGLEAGTYSVVAELGGYLASDTVEVQIDAANVSRQDFVLEPETAEEETTTDGGS
- a CDS encoding response regulator, which codes for MKDDPMQILLVDHNEIDLYIAQRNLDSEFRQAEILTFLDTEKAFEFLKTQVLPDSPEYRFVPDLILVEINMPQMSGPEFLNSLYGLKGGLYKKKRAYLTHAMYSDRMGHHVPKNCAGFIQKPITVERIREILQDLSSGPH
- a CDS encoding DUF7793 family protein, with translation MEKTNIANQVSFWAHEGVLYCRFDDISKIAQCTARNYQQFLRVIHDLCRGVPMPLVVDLRQARGTLSADTAKILSARCQRIPLILGEAYVVQSLSIRLLVQSYVRLIHRKTPSAICTNMPDAKRFCDSLVAAASQKSRTNER